The DNA window CTGGACGCGGCGGAACCTGGTTTGCGGGCGGCCAGGGGGGGGACGTCCCACCGGAGCGAAGTGGAGGTGGGGGATGGCCGTCCTGACGCAGGGGCGAACCGCCTGGCGCGGAAGTACCGGCTTTCGCGAGACCGACCCCGTGGAATTGTTCCGCCGGGGAAGACCCACTCCCTGAGCCCTTCCTGGCTCGGCTACCATGAGAGGGCCGGAGCGAGGGGCGTGGAGGCGCTGCTCCCATCGGAAAATCTTTGTGAGCTTATCGTGAAATGCTATCATGACCCTACTTCGAGGGGGGAGATAAGACGATGAAAATCTCGTACGAAGAGGTGGAGCATGTGGGGAGGCTGGCCCGCCTGGCCCTTTCCGAGGAGGAGAGGGAGAGAATGCGGGCTCAGCTGGATGCGATCCTGACGTACATCGACAAGCTGAACGAGCTGGATACCAGTCAGGTCGAGCCGACTTCCCACGTTATCCCCATGACCAATGTGTTTCGCGAAGATAAGGTCCGCCCATCTCTTTCTCAGGATCAGGCCTTGGCAAATGCCCCCGATCGGCAGGAGGCCCTCTTCCGCGTTCCTCGAATTCTCGAAGAATAGGTTTAGGGTTGATGGTTGAGGGTTCAGAGGCGAAACCGGGAAAGTCCAATGCCCAAGGTCCAACGTCTGCCAGAGCAAGTTTCTCAATACAATGAACCGTGAATCCTGAACTATGAACGATTCTTAGGATGGAACTGTACGAACTGGGCATTCATGGATTGCAGGAACTGCTCCAGCACCGAAAGGTGACGGCCGGCGAGGTGCTGAGGGCGTTTCTGAAGCGGATCGCACAGCTGGAGGGGAAGGTCCACGCGTTCATGGCCGTGACCGGTCGGGAGGCGTTGGGGATGGCAACGCGTCTGGATCGACGGATTGCGCGAGGGGACGACGTCGGTCCGTTAGCCGGTATTCCACTTGCCATCAAGGATGTCATTTGCACGCAGGGGATCCCGACCACCTGCTCCTCCAAGATCCTCGAGGGATTCGTTCCCCCCTATGACGCGACGGTGATGAAACGCCTATACCAGGCTGGCATGGTCCTTCTCGGCAAGACCAATATGGACGAATTTGCCATGGGATCTTCCACCGAGAATTCGGGGTACAAGGTCACCCGAAATCCCTGGGACTTGGGCCGCGTCCCAGGGGGGTCCAGCGGGGGATCGGCGGCGGCGGCGGCGGCGGACTTGTGCGCCGGGGCGATCGGCTCGGACACCGGGGGTTCGATCCGGCAGCCGGCTGCCCTCTGCGGCATCGTCGGACTGAAACCGACCTATGGTCGGGTCTCCCGATATGGGCTTGTCGCCTTCGCGTCATCGCTCGATCAGATCGGGCCCATGACCAAAGATGTTCGGGATGCGGCGATCCTCTTGAACGTCATCACCGGTCACGATCCCTGCGACTCCACCTCGGTGGACCTGCCCGTCCCGGACTACACGGCTGCGCTCGGTCGGGAGATCACAAACCTGAGGATTGGCATCCCGGATGAGTACTTCGTCGAAGGGATGGACCCTGAAGTCGAGACAGCTATCCGGCAGGCCATCACTGTTTTGGAATCCCTGGGCGCAAGGGCAGAGCGCATCACTCTCCCCCACACCGAGTATGCCGTGGCGACCTACTATCTGGTGGCTACGGCGGAGGCGAGTTCGAACCTGGCCCGGTATGACGGGGTGAAGTATGGAATCCGTGCTTCGGAGAGCAAAGACCTCCTCGCCATGTACACGCGGACCCGGCGGGAAGGATTCGGTGCCGAGGTGAAGCGACGGATCATGCTGGGGACCTATGCCCTGAGCGCCGGATACTACGACGCCTACTATGTGAAGGCGCTGAAGGTGCGGACCTTGATTCGGAAAGACTTCGAGGAGGCCTTCAAGCGGTGCGAGGTGATCCTGACCCCGACTGCACCCACAGCTGCCTTTCGTCTCGGCGAGAAGACAGACGATCCCTTGACCATGTATCTTTCAGACATCTTCACCATCTCCGCCAACCTGGCAGGGATCCCGGGGATCTCGCTCCCCTGCGGCTTTACTCAAGCCGGTCTCCCCATAGGTCTGCAGCTCCTCGGGAAGCCCTTTGATGAGGAGACTCTCTTACAGGTGGCCTTTGCCTATGAACAGGCCACGGATTGGCACAAACGCAAACGACCCCTCTAACGGGGTTAACCGATGACCACTGTCCGACAACTAAGGGCTCGGATGGACCTTCCTCAGCCGCGCCATATTCTCCGAGGATTTGATGCGCAGGGGCAACGTTACGCACGCTTAGGCGTTGTAATTCGCCAGTGCGGGCCACCCCCGCCTGCGCTAGGCTCCGGCGGCGGGACCCCGGCCGACGCAAGCCAGATGTCGCCTGCCTCGGAAGGAACCCCCTCCTCGCCCTTTCCGACTTCGGTCATCGGTCATCGGTCGTCGGTCATCGAGCGAAGCTAATGTTGTACTTTGCGTATGGCTCTAATATGGAGCGGGTCTGGTTCAAAAGGCGCTGTCCAGGGGGCAAGTTTGTCTCGGCAGTCACGCTCCGTGACTACGACATTACCTTCACCCAAAGCTCCACCATGTGGGGTGGCGGGGCCGCTGATCTGAAGCCCACGCCGGGACGAGTTGTGGAGGGAGTCCTCTGGGAGGTCGGTGAGCCGGATCTGAAAGCCCTGGACCAGTACGAGGGGGTCCCCAGTGACTATATCCGGAAGAAGTTGACGGTAGAGCTGAAAGATGGGAAACCATGCGAGGCTTTCGCCTATATCGTGGTCCGACCAAGTGGCTATCGGTCGCCATCGAAACGCTATATGCGGCTCCTGGTCCAGGGAGCGGAAGAGCATGGTCTGTCTGACGCGTATATCATGCGGCTGGAGGCGATCAAGACATCTGGCTGAGTACCGATGACCGACGACCGACCACCGACGACCGACGACAAGGCAGGGGAAAGCTTTTTGGTTCCCCACGGTCATCGGTCATCGGACACCGGTCGTTGAACGGTGAACCATGAACAGTGAACTAAAATACGAGGCGGTGATCGGACTTGAGGTCCATGTTCAACTCCTCACCGAGTCAAAGATCTTTTGCGGCTGTAGCACCCGCTTCGGAGAGACTCCCAACTCTCAGACCTGCCCCGTTTGTCTGGGCATGCCGGGGGTCTTGCCGGTCCTCAATAAGAAGGCGGTAGAGTATGCCATCCGGACCGCCCTGGCGGTCCATGGCACGGTCGCCCCCCGCTCCCGTTTTGCCCGGAAGAACTATTTTTACCCCGACCTCCCCAAGGACTATCAGATTTCACAGTACGAATTGCCCCTGGCCACGGGGGGCCACGTAGAGACCAGTGATGACGGAACAGTCAAGCGGGTCAGGATTCGGCGGATCCATCTCGAAGAAGATGCGGGGAAACTCCTGCATGCCGGGACCATGGATCAGGCGGAGTACAGCCTGGTGGATTTCAATCGGTGCGGCGTGCCGTTGATCGAAATGGTAACGGAGCCGGACCTCCGCACGCCTGAGGAGGCGGGGGAGTTTCTGAAACAGTTTCGCGCCATTCTCCAATATCTGGGGGTGTCCCAGGGAAACATGGAGGAGGGAAATCTTCGCTGCGACGCCAATGTCTCGATCCGTCCGGAGGGGACCTCGGGCTATGGGGTGAAGACCGAGGTCAAGAACATGAACTCCTTTAGAAATGTCCAGCGAGCGTTAGAGTATGAAATTCAGCGGCAGATCGGGCTCCTGACATCCAGTCAGCCGGTTGTCCAGGAAACTCGCCTCTGGGATCCCGACCAGGGGATCACTCTCCCCATGCGAGGGAAAGAGGAGGCCCACGACTACCGCTACTTCCCGGAGCCTGATTTGGTCCGCATCGAAGTTTCCCCCGCCTGGATTGAGGAGATCGCGGCGAATCTCCCGGAACTTCCCGCAGAACGGCGCCGACGGTTCATGCAGGCGTACGGGCTCCCGGAGTATGATGCAGCGGTACTCACCGCCAATAAGGCGCTCGCAAACTACTTCGAAGAGTCCACGCAACTCCACCGGGACCCCAAGCTGGTGAGCAACTGGATCATGTCGGAGCTATTGGGATATCTCAATCGGGAAGGGAAAGAAATCACTGAAAGCCCCGTCAGCCCCACCCAGTTGGCTGCCCTCCTGAAGCTGATCCAGGGGGAGATCATCAGCGGAAAGATCGCCAAGACGGTCTTCGAGGAGATGTATCAGACGGGGAGAAGCCCTGAGGTGATCATCCAAGAGAAGGGACTGGTCCAGATCACCGACCGCGAGGAACTCAGCCGGATCGTGGACCAGGTCCTGGCCGAGAATCCGGGTCCTGTATCTGACTTCAGGGCGGGAAAGGAGAAAGCCCTCACTGCTTTAGTCGGGGCGGTGATGCGCTTGACCAAAGGGAAGGCCAATCCGAAACTGATCAACGATCTGCTCCGAGAGAAGCTGTCCGGTCGGTAGGCGCTCATCCCGCGAGCAACGCGCAAAAGGCGTGTGCCTAGTGGTCTTTACAAGGAATCAAAGATGCGAATCGCCTTGGTGACCCCGTACTGCTACCCTTCCACTCGTGGCAATGCGGTCACGGTGGAACGGATTGCGTCGGGACTCCGGGAGCGCGGATATCAGGTGGGGATCTACTCGCTCGAAGCCTTTCAGGATCGGCGGGAAGTCCCTTCGGCCATCCGGGATTTTGGCCCCGACCTCGTCCACGGCTTTCACGCCTTTGTGACCGGGGACCTGGTAGTAGCGGAGGCGGCGGAGGCACGTGTACCAGCCCTGGTCACCATCACCGGCACAGACGTCAACCACGATCTGTTTGATTCCGAGCGACGCGAAAAGGTGGTCGAGGTGCTGAAAGGGGCTCAGGGTGTTGTGGCTTTTCATGAGAGCATCCAGGGAAAGCTCCTCAGGGAAGTTCCTGAGCTTCATGGAAGGGTTAGAGTGATCAGGCAGACGGTCGCATGCGACGGCAAAGAGGAGGATCATCATGCTCAGTGGGGACTGGATTCCCGGCACATCGTCTTCTTCTTCCCAGCAGGGATCCGAAGAGTGAAGAATCTTCCCTTTTGTGTTCCCCCCCTCTCGCGTCTCCAGGTCAGTTACCCGAATCTTCGCGCCCTGTATGCGGGCCCCATCGTGGAGGAGGAGGAGGGAAGGCGCCTCCTCGAGCTCCTCGCGGGCAACCAATGGGCCCGCTATCTGGGGGAGGTCCCGCATGAGGTGATCTGCAGCATGCTCCGAGTAGTCGACGTGGTGGTCAACTCCTCCCTTTCGGAAGGAGGGATGTCCAATGCCGTCCTCGAGGCCATGAGTCGGGGGGTGGCGGTCCTCGCCTCGGATATCGAGGGAAACCGATCCGTGATCGTGGACGAGGTGGACGGCCTCCTCTTCACCTCCGAAGATGACTTTGAGCGGAAAGCTGAACGCCTGATCGTCGATCCTGATCTTCGCCGGCGTCTGGGTAGGCACGCGAAGGCAAAGATCGAGCGGGAATTCTCCCCGGAGCGGGAGATCGATGCCTACGAGCAGCTTTACCGCGACCTGCGCAGGGCCGTGATGGGGCCTGGCGAATAGCCAGCTCCGGGGTGGGGCCCCAGGAGCAGGAAGCGATCCGAGATAATCGCATGGATATTCGTGCCTTAGAGGTCTTTTGCAAGATCGTAGAGTTGAAAAGCTTCTCGAAGGCCGCCGAGGCGGTCTATCTGACTCAACCGACGGTGAGCGGCCACATCAAGGGGCTCGAGGAATTTGTGGGGCTCAAGCTCTTGGACCGGCTCGGTCGGGAGGTAGTGCTGACAAAGGCGGGAGAGGTACTGTATGGGTATGCTAAGCAGGTGCTTGCCCTGAGGAACCAGGCGCTCCAGGCTCTGGAGGAGTACAAGGGCTCCTTGAAGGGACATTTGATCATCGGGGGGAGCAACATTCCTGGTGAGTACGTCCTCCCCGCACTCTTGGCCCGGTTCAAGGCCCAGTACCCGGAGATCTTCCTCACCTTGAGGATCGGTGACTCGAGGGATATTGCCCGAGGCGTGTTGGAGGGGACGTATGAACTGGGGGCCGTGGGGGCCAAGTTTGACGACGGTCAGTTGGTCTACACGAAGCTGCTGGAAGATGAACTGGTGGTTGCTCTGCCTGCAGATCACGGGTGGGCTGCGCGGCCTGCGGTTGCCCTGGCGGAGCTGTTCGGGCAGCCCGTTATCTTGCGGGAACTCGGGTCGGGGTCCAGAAAGGTATTGGAGGAGGCGCTTCGTTCCGCAGGCCTGGACACCAGGGCTCTCACCGTGGTCGCAGAGCTGGGGAGCACCGAGGCAATCCGCCAAGCGGTCAAGAGTGGTGCAGGGATTTCGGTGATCTCAATTCGGGCTATCCAGGAAGACCTGGACCGGGGGACGCTGCGCACGGTAGCCCTTGAGGGCCCGCGGCTCACCCGGGACTTTTATCTTATCTACCATAAGGTCCGCTCTAGATCTCCCCTCTGTAAGACCTTTGCTACCTTCGTGCTCAATTCGCTAGGCTCCATCCGAGGCAAAGAGTCCTAAAGGCCCTCCTCTCGTCCTGTATGGCTTTCTTCCACAGGCCTACCCCAACTTTGTCTCCTACACTCTTTACCGGTGGGAGGTGAACATCCGGGCGGCAGCGATACTGGGTTTGGTCGGGGCAGGAGGCTTGGGCCAACAAATCCACATTGCGATCAGCCTCTTCCTCGAAAACCAGCTCCTCACCCTGCTGATTGCCATCTACATTGTCGTCACCGTGGTCGATTATCTGAGCGCTTACCTCCGAAGTCTACTCTAGTGCCGTTCCAACTATTTGCGCCAACCTTCTCGCTGCACTCGATCACGGCCCTTGCAACAAGGCAGGCTGCTCAAATTCGGCCCCTCGATCCTCCTCGGGGTGGTGAGCGGTTCGGCTGAGCTCACCGTCGAAGCCCTGTCGAACCACTTATCAAGTTGGAACGGCACTAGTCACTCTTCCCCCCCCGTCCGCCAGGGTCGGTGGTAGGGATTTCCGGCACAACTCCTGTCCAAGAGAACTCTAGCTCACGTTTCCCGAAGGTCCAAATCACGCGGTATCTCGTTCCAAGCAGTCGCTGGCACAAACCGTGCGACGGTTGAAACCAGCCACCGTTTCCGATGATGCAATCTGTTCCAAAAGTATCCGACACGTGCCTTAGCGGTGTATGATAGTCACGAAAGAAGGTAGCCTAGGAGCAGCGGGCGTGATATTCTGGCGGCGGTCTCGATCGATGGTGCCCTCGTTACGCAGATTCCGGCGTTCGAGCCGATAAGGGACAATCGGTCCCCGAGACCTCTCGCCGCCCCGGGCGGCTATACCCTCCTGAGAGCGGACGGAGGGGAGGATTCCCATGGCGTTCGTACTTGTGGTTGACGCCGATCCAGACAACAGCATTCGACTCCAGAAGGCCTTAGAATTGGCGGGCTATGAGGTCTCGGTGGCGTCCAGCGGAACGTCTGCCCTGACAACGTTGAGGCGGCGCCGGCCAGACCTGGTCCTGAGCCAGTCCGTGGTCGATGACATGTATGGCTCCGAGCTGGTCTCGGACATACGGGGTGACCGCACGAGCAAGGAAATTCCGTTCATCCTCTTCGTCGACCGGGCTGCGCAGATGGGAGTGGCTGCGACCCGAACTGAGGCGGACATGATCCTTCCGGATAACTCGCCCGTCGCCACTATCGTGACTCGCGTGCGCACGCTGTTGCAGCTTCGGGGTGTCCAAGTTGGGGCACCAGCAAGAGACTCAGGTCAGGCAGCAGCCGTGGAGGCCCCAGAAGCGGCACCTGTGCAGACGCTCCAGGGCTCATTGGCAGTCATGGACATGACCGAGGTAGCCCAGGCTGTCTCCATCGGCAGGAAATCAGGGCGGCTCGTGATCTCGTTGCCGGCCGGTGAGGGAGTTATCCTTTTTGAAACCGGTTGGGTTGTGCACGCCGAGTTCGGAGGAGAGACCGGAGAAAATGCATTTAACGCCATCGCGATGACTTCACACCAAGAGCGGAGTGGGAGTTTCTCCTTTACTCCCTTGGGGGCCAAGGAAGCATCCGACCTCCCGAAGACGATTCAGAAGGATTTAGAAACCTTGCTCCTCAACGTCGCCGTGGAGATCGACGAGGTCGAAAGGGACAAGGGAAGCTGAGCGGCGATCGCGCCGACGCTTGGACCCGTTCACCTCTTTCCCCTCCATCGCACGCCCTTTCCAGCCTCCAGTTTTGCCCTCAGGTCACGGCATCTTTCCGCCATAAGGGGGAAACGCACGCTGCGTTTCCTTCTAACTCCTCCTAAGCACCCCAGGGTTCCGCCAGCCCGGATTATTCACATAGAAGTGAATAATCTGCCCTCCGGGCTTCGACTCCGCCCCGCGTTTGCGGGGCGTCGCTCAGGGCTAGCCTTGAGTCCCGCCGCAGCGGCGGGACGCATTATTCATGAAGACACTCCGTTCGTGAATAATGCGGGCCAGGGGCACTGAGGGGTTGTGGGGGAGGGGCTTCCTTACGCCCGGGGGGTGCTCAGCGAGGCGAAGGCCGAGCACCGAAGGGGGGCCTGACCCCCTAGTACTGACTGTGGACCAATGACCGACGACCGAAAAATGATCCCTTGGTCCCTTACGGTCATCGGATAGCAGTCAACGGGCATCGGTCGCTAGTGCCGTTCCAACTATTTCTACCTACTTTCTCGCTGCACTGGTTCACGACCCTTGCAACAAGGCAAGCCGCTCAAATTCGGCCCCTCGATCCTCCTCGGGGTGGTGAGCGGTTCGGCTGAGCTCACCGTCGAAGCCCTGTCGAACCACTTATCAAGTTGGAACGGCACTAGTTGGTGCGGCACTAGCTTGGGAAGGAAGAGAAGAGGGCCTTAAATTCGCCACCTGGTCAAGGAGCTTGGGAAGAAGGTCCAGCCACGGCCCTTCTGTCCCTTCAACAAATCGAAGGCCGAGCGTGTACCGTTCTGGCTCCTCCGGCCCGTCTGGCTCCTTCTTACACCACCGGATCTCAACAGTAAAATTAATAGCCTGCTCGGTTACCCCGACGGATTCAAACGAGAGATCCAGGATCGTTCCCGGATCGAACTCCTCGGAGACTTGCACCCGCAGGCCGGTCTTGCTGACGTCCAGGAGGTTCACGGGACGGGGGGGATGCCCGTTCTGATGCAGCGCTGTCACGATTCCCAGTCGATCTATCCGGTCCAGGTGGTGGCGCTCTTCCATCCGCCACATGACACTTGTTGGAGGAATGAGGTCACCGAAGAGCTGGGACGCAGACGTGAGGAAGGACAAGCCGACGATGGCCTCTTGCTTGATCCGGTGCAGTTCCGCGAGGGCGGTTTTGGCCTTCTTCTGCGTGGGAGTGAGAAGGGGATCCAAAGATTGGGCTCTCAGGGTAGCAAATTTTGAAAGAACTTCCGGGTCTCCCTTCCGGGCGAGGTACCTTTCGGCTTCGGCCTCGAAGATCTCGATCCTGTCGAGATGGTCATCGCGGAGGGCCTGCTGGTACTCGGCCAACATGGCGGAAGAGGATTGCTCTTTCCAGCGACGGAGGAGTTTTTCCTTCAAGCCGAAGCGGTCGATCACGCGGTACAGATCACGGACAGCCTTTCGCGCCCCTTCGATCAGGTCCTCCTGCTCGGGGTACAGCACAGTCTCGAACTCCTGTTCTTTCTCAATGACTTTAACGCGAAAGTTGTTCAGGAGTTCTTCGGTCTCCTGGAGGAGGACCTGCTGTTTCCCTTTGATCTTCTCTTTTGCATCGGCCGTCGAAAGCCCTTGCACGGCCATGATAGCGCGCACTTCTGCAATGAACTCTTCAAACAGCTGGAGGGATCGACGTGCCATGGCTCTGAGATCGTCCACGGGTAAGGCCTCCGTCACACGTTAAAAAACCCGAGCTTACCATCAGTTTCGCAACGTCCATGCCATATTGTCATGGATGCGATGGTGGGGAGTGAACCCCTCGGTCAGGCGGTCCCGAGACAAAGGGGAAAGCGGCACCCTCCTTGCATAGTGAAGCTGATCGACCCTACCGATCCAACATGGAAGAGGGGCATGGAGGGGGTGCAAATCTCCGAATTCAGACACTGAAGTATGCCGGACGCGAAATCCGCCTACCGCGATGGACCGTCTGAAAATCTTCCCAATTTGCGTGGAGTGAAATCCTACCTCTGATTGAGCAGGCGAAGACCAGCCGAGGCAACGGGAGACCTGGAGGAGGAAGATGGGAACGATCGTGCGGGGCCGCCTCACGGATGTGAATAAGGAGTTGTGGCTGGTCCTTTCACTGTTTTTCCTGGCTGGGGTGATGAATTTCTTGATCGCCTCACACCGCATGGTGCTCGGGTTCTACGTTGTTCCTACCCTATTCTCAGCCTATTACTACGGCCGGCGCCACGCCG is part of the Candidatus Methylomirabilota bacterium genome and encodes:
- the gatC gene encoding Asp-tRNA(Asn)/Glu-tRNA(Gln) amidotransferase subunit GatC, with translation MKISYEEVEHVGRLARLALSEEERERMRAQLDAILTYIDKLNELDTSQVEPTSHVIPMTNVFREDKVRPSLSQDQALANAPDRQEALFRVPRILEE
- the gatA gene encoding Asp-tRNA(Asn)/Glu-tRNA(Gln) amidotransferase subunit GatA; its protein translation is MELYELGIHGLQELLQHRKVTAGEVLRAFLKRIAQLEGKVHAFMAVTGREALGMATRLDRRIARGDDVGPLAGIPLAIKDVICTQGIPTTCSSKILEGFVPPYDATVMKRLYQAGMVLLGKTNMDEFAMGSSTENSGYKVTRNPWDLGRVPGGSSGGSAAAAAADLCAGAIGSDTGGSIRQPAALCGIVGLKPTYGRVSRYGLVAFASSLDQIGPMTKDVRDAAILLNVITGHDPCDSTSVDLPVPDYTAALGREITNLRIGIPDEYFVEGMDPEVETAIRQAITVLESLGARAERITLPHTEYAVATYYLVATAEASSNLARYDGVKYGIRASESKDLLAMYTRTRREGFGAEVKRRIMLGTYALSAGYYDAYYVKALKVRTLIRKDFEEAFKRCEVILTPTAPTAAFRLGEKTDDPLTMYLSDIFTISANLAGIPGISLPCGFTQAGLPIGLQLLGKPFDEETLLQVAFAYEQATDWHKRKRPL
- a CDS encoding gamma-glutamylcyclotransferase, which produces MRATPACARLRRRDPGRRKPDVACLGRNPLLALSDFGHRSSVVGHRAKLMLYFAYGSNMERVWFKRRCPGGKFVSAVTLRDYDITFTQSSTMWGGGAADLKPTPGRVVEGVLWEVGEPDLKALDQYEGVPSDYIRKKLTVELKDGKPCEAFAYIVVRPSGYRSPSKRYMRLLVQGAEEHGLSDAYIMRLEAIKTSG
- the gatB gene encoding Asp-tRNA(Asn)/Glu-tRNA(Gln) amidotransferase subunit GatB; translation: MNSELKYEAVIGLEVHVQLLTESKIFCGCSTRFGETPNSQTCPVCLGMPGVLPVLNKKAVEYAIRTALAVHGTVAPRSRFARKNYFYPDLPKDYQISQYELPLATGGHVETSDDGTVKRVRIRRIHLEEDAGKLLHAGTMDQAEYSLVDFNRCGVPLIEMVTEPDLRTPEEAGEFLKQFRAILQYLGVSQGNMEEGNLRCDANVSIRPEGTSGYGVKTEVKNMNSFRNVQRALEYEIQRQIGLLTSSQPVVQETRLWDPDQGITLPMRGKEEAHDYRYFPEPDLVRIEVSPAWIEEIAANLPELPAERRRRFMQAYGLPEYDAAVLTANKALANYFEESTQLHRDPKLVSNWIMSELLGYLNREGKEITESPVSPTQLAALLKLIQGEIISGKIAKTVFEEMYQTGRSPEVIIQEKGLVQITDREELSRIVDQVLAENPGPVSDFRAGKEKALTALVGAVMRLTKGKANPKLINDLLREKLSGR
- a CDS encoding glycosyltransferase, which produces MRIALVTPYCYPSTRGNAVTVERIASGLRERGYQVGIYSLEAFQDRREVPSAIRDFGPDLVHGFHAFVTGDLVVAEAAEARVPALVTITGTDVNHDLFDSERREKVVEVLKGAQGVVAFHESIQGKLLREVPELHGRVRVIRQTVACDGKEEDHHAQWGLDSRHIVFFFPAGIRRVKNLPFCVPPLSRLQVSYPNLRALYAGPIVEEEEGRRLLELLAGNQWARYLGEVPHEVICSMLRVVDVVVNSSLSEGGMSNAVLEAMSRGVAVLASDIEGNRSVIVDEVDGLLFTSEDDFERKAERLIVDPDLRRRLGRHAKAKIEREFSPEREIDAYEQLYRDLRRAVMGPGE
- a CDS encoding selenium metabolism-associated LysR family transcriptional regulator is translated as MGPQEQEAIRDNRMDIRALEVFCKIVELKSFSKAAEAVYLTQPTVSGHIKGLEEFVGLKLLDRLGREVVLTKAGEVLYGYAKQVLALRNQALQALEEYKGSLKGHLIIGGSNIPGEYVLPALLARFKAQYPEIFLTLRIGDSRDIARGVLEGTYELGAVGAKFDDGQLVYTKLLEDELVVALPADHGWAARPAVALAELFGQPVILRELGSGSRKVLEEALRSAGLDTRALTVVAELGSTEAIRQAVKSGAGISVISIRAIQEDLDRGTLRTVALEGPRLTRDFYLIYHKVRSRSPLCKTFATFVLNSLGSIRGKES
- a CDS encoding DUF4388 domain-containing protein encodes the protein MAFVLVVDADPDNSIRLQKALELAGYEVSVASSGTSALTTLRRRRPDLVLSQSVVDDMYGSELVSDIRGDRTSKEIPFILFVDRAAQMGVAATRTEADMILPDNSPVATIVTRVRTLLQLRGVQVGAPARDSGQAAAVEAPEAAPVQTLQGSLAVMDMTEVAQAVSIGRKSGRLVISLPAGEGVILFETGWVVHAEFGGETGENAFNAIAMTSHQERSGSFSFTPLGAKEASDLPKTIQKDLETLLLNVAVEIDEVERDKGS
- a CDS encoding PilZ domain-containing protein yields the protein MDDLRAMARRSLQLFEEFIAEVRAIMAVQGLSTADAKEKIKGKQQVLLQETEELLNNFRVKVIEKEQEFETVLYPEQEDLIEGARKAVRDLYRVIDRFGLKEKLLRRWKEQSSSAMLAEYQQALRDDHLDRIEIFEAEAERYLARKGDPEVLSKFATLRAQSLDPLLTPTQKKAKTALAELHRIKQEAIVGLSFLTSASQLFGDLIPPTSVMWRMEERHHLDRIDRLGIVTALHQNGHPPRPVNLLDVSKTGLRVQVSEEFDPGTILDLSFESVGVTEQAINFTVEIRWCKKEPDGPEEPERYTLGLRFVEGTEGPWLDLLPKLLDQVANLRPSSLPSQASAAPTSAVPT